One window from the genome of Longimicrobium sp. encodes:
- a CDS encoding DUF5916 domain-containing protein produces MHRRLILLCAAALLAQPAPAQTPADSTRANAVRTLRAARVTGSIDIDGRLDEAAWAAAETAANFTQSYPKAGAAPTERTEARVLYSDDAIYVAMRMYDSRPDSIAAQLARRDASGIYSDWVHVAIDSYHDRRTGFRFSLNPRGVQKDVFHSNDTGEDLDWDAVWQSAARVDSLGWTAEFRIPLSQIRFSGSEPAGGRVWGLQLQRDIARRDERDSWSPWTRTDAGFVSRFGDVTGLTGIRPVRRMELLPYVSNRLTREPGDTENPFYSSNDVGLSAGADFKLGITSGLTLTGTVNPDFGQVEVDPAVVNLSAFETFFPEKRPFFIEGSDVFRFGQVGTFNNYGFQQYFYSRRIGRTPQRQLSGSEIRFTDVPSQSTILGAGKVSGKVGPWTLGIMDAVTAAEKARFVTEGGERESATVEPLTNYFVSRVRREMRGGRTVVGGMATATHRDMSDDAFDPLLRSQAFFGGVDGEHSWSNRLWKVSGYVAATSVAGSRDVIEAAQRSSARYYDRPDADYLALDPTRTSLTGHIAEAAIQRSGNWDLSLDVKEMSPGFEVNDLGFQGRTDYRSFTTFLGRRVNEAKGIFRDHSYFGYTFHAWNFGGDVILNGGAVGANGTFKNFWSAGANLGYRPWTADDRLTRGGPLSRTPGRREVSGWVETDPRKRVSFGANTGYVRRDAGGSSRWAGVSMSYRPSSAIRLRLSPNIENEFGTAQYVRTVDDALATETFGRRYVFADLDQTTVSMETRLDWTFTSRLSLQLFAQPFVAVGDYTEFKELQRPGSYDFGVYGRDQGTISRGGSCANPLGDGTNYLVDPDGAGAGGCFSFGERDFNSRSLRGNAVLRWEYRPGSALFFVWQQQRDGFDAVGDLDFGRDAGEVFRAPASNVFVVKATYWLGR; encoded by the coding sequence ATGCACCGCCGTCTGATCCTGCTCTGCGCCGCCGCCCTCCTGGCGCAACCGGCCCCCGCGCAGACCCCCGCCGACAGCACGCGCGCCAACGCGGTTCGCACGCTGCGGGCGGCCCGTGTCACCGGCAGCATCGACATCGACGGACGGCTGGACGAGGCCGCCTGGGCCGCCGCCGAGACGGCGGCAAACTTCACCCAGTCGTACCCCAAGGCGGGCGCCGCGCCCACGGAGCGCACCGAGGCGCGGGTGCTGTACTCCGACGATGCCATCTACGTGGCGATGCGGATGTACGACTCGCGCCCCGACTCCATTGCCGCGCAGCTCGCCCGGCGCGACGCGAGCGGGATCTACTCGGACTGGGTGCACGTCGCCATCGACTCGTACCACGACCGCCGCACCGGCTTCCGCTTCTCGCTGAACCCGCGCGGCGTGCAAAAGGACGTATTCCACTCCAACGACACGGGCGAGGACCTGGACTGGGACGCCGTCTGGCAGTCCGCCGCGCGCGTGGACTCGCTGGGGTGGACGGCCGAGTTCCGCATCCCGCTCTCGCAGATCCGCTTCAGCGGCTCGGAGCCGGCGGGCGGCCGGGTGTGGGGGCTGCAGCTGCAGCGCGACATCGCGCGCCGCGACGAGCGAGACTCCTGGTCCCCCTGGACGCGCACGGACGCGGGCTTCGTCTCGCGCTTCGGCGACGTCACGGGGCTCACCGGCATTCGTCCCGTGCGCCGCATGGAGCTGCTGCCGTACGTCAGCAACCGCCTCACCCGCGAGCCCGGCGACACCGAGAACCCGTTCTACTCGTCCAACGACGTGGGCCTCTCGGCGGGCGCGGACTTCAAGCTGGGGATCACCTCCGGCCTCACCCTCACCGGCACCGTCAACCCTGACTTCGGGCAGGTGGAAGTAGACCCGGCGGTGGTGAACCTGAGCGCGTTCGAGACGTTCTTCCCGGAGAAGCGCCCCTTCTTCATCGAGGGGAGCGACGTCTTCCGCTTCGGGCAGGTGGGCACCTTCAACAACTACGGCTTCCAGCAGTACTTCTATTCGCGCCGCATCGGCCGCACGCCGCAGCGCCAACTCTCCGGCAGCGAGATCCGCTTCACCGACGTACCCAGCCAGTCCACCATCCTGGGCGCGGGCAAGGTGAGCGGCAAAGTGGGTCCCTGGACGCTGGGGATCATGGACGCCGTGACCGCCGCCGAGAAGGCGCGCTTCGTCACCGAGGGCGGCGAGCGGGAGAGCGCCACGGTGGAGCCGCTGACCAACTACTTCGTCAGCCGCGTGCGGCGCGAGATGCGCGGAGGCCGCACCGTCGTGGGCGGCATGGCGACGGCCACGCACCGCGACATGAGCGACGACGCCTTCGATCCGCTCCTTCGCTCGCAGGCCTTCTTCGGCGGCGTGGACGGGGAGCACAGCTGGTCCAACCGGCTGTGGAAGGTCTCCGGCTACGTGGCCGCCACGAGCGTGGCGGGAAGCCGGGACGTGATCGAGGCGGCGCAGCGCTCCAGCGCCCGCTACTACGACCGCCCGGACGCCGACTACCTGGCGCTAGACCCCACGCGCACCTCGCTCACGGGCCACATCGCCGAGGCCGCCATCCAGCGGAGCGGCAACTGGGACCTGTCGCTGGACGTGAAGGAGATGAGCCCCGGCTTCGAGGTGAACGACCTCGGCTTCCAGGGGCGCACGGACTACCGCTCCTTCACCACCTTCCTCGGCCGCCGCGTCAACGAGGCGAAGGGGATCTTCCGCGACCACTCGTACTTCGGCTACACGTTCCACGCCTGGAACTTCGGCGGCGACGTGATCCTGAACGGCGGCGCGGTGGGCGCCAACGGCACCTTCAAGAACTTCTGGAGCGCGGGGGCCAACCTGGGCTACCGTCCCTGGACCGCCGACGACCGCCTGACGCGCGGCGGCCCCCTCTCGCGCACCCCGGGCCGCCGCGAGGTCTCCGGCTGGGTGGAGACCGACCCGCGCAAGCGCGTCTCCTTCGGCGCGAACACCGGCTACGTGCGCCGCGACGCGGGCGGCAGCTCGCGCTGGGCGGGGGTGTCGATGAGCTACCGTCCGTCGAGCGCCATCCGGCTGCGCCTGAGCCCGAACATCGAAAACGAATTCGGTACCGCGCAGTACGTCCGCACGGTAGACGACGCGCTCGCCACCGAGACGTTCGGGCGCCGCTACGTCTTCGCGGACCTGGACCAGACCACGGTGTCGATGGAGACGCGGCTGGACTGGACCTTTACCTCGCGCCTCTCGCTGCAGCTATTCGCGCAGCCCTTTGTGGCGGTGGGCGACTACACGGAGTTCAAAGAGCTCCAGCGCCCCGGCAGCTACGACTTCGGCGTGTACGGCCGTGACCAGGGCACCATCTCCCGCGGTGGGAGCTGCGCCAATCCGCTGGGCGACGGCACCAACTACCTGGTGGATCCGGACGGCGCGGGCGCGGGCGGCTGCTTCTCCTTTGGCGAGCGCGACTTCAACTCCCGCTCGCTGCGCGGCAACGCGGTGCTGCGCTGGGAGTACCGTCCCGGCTCCGCCCTGTTCTTCGTGTGGCAGCAGCAGCGCGACGGCTTCGACGCGGTGGGCGATCTCGACTTCGGCCGCGACGCCGGCGAGGTGTTCCGCGCCCCCGCGAGCAACGTGTTCGTGGTGAAGGCGACGTACTGGTTGGGGCGGTAG